In Rahnella aquatilis CIP 78.65 = ATCC 33071, one DNA window encodes the following:
- a CDS encoding methionine aminotransferase, which produces MKSAMSPRSKLPDVGTTIFTVIGQLSAEHNALNLSQGAPNFSCQPALIDSVAKAMREGHNQYAPMSGVAALRHALSAKVDALYGCKYDADSEVTVIASASEGLYSAISALVHPGDEVIYFEPSFDSYAPIVRLQGAKPVAIGLSMDDFSIDWDQVASAINSRTRMIIINSPHNPTGAIFTEFDIERLTALTRDTDIVILSDEVYEHVVFDGERHESMACHPQLAERSVIVSSFGKTYHVTGWRVGYCLAPAELMDEIRKVHQFMVFSADTPMQVAFAEALADPQSYLGLADFYQQKRDLLAEALSGSRFELLPSRGSFFMLARFSHFSPLTDDEFVLSLIRDHQIATIPLSAFYSNNKPTGLIRLSFAKNNDTLYEGARRLCRV; this is translated from the coding sequence ATGAAGAGCGCTATGTCGCCCCGCTCCAAATTACCTGACGTCGGCACCACAATTTTCACCGTTATCGGCCAGCTCAGTGCTGAACACAATGCCCTGAACCTGTCACAGGGTGCGCCGAATTTCTCATGCCAGCCCGCGTTAATCGACAGCGTCGCAAAAGCCATGCGCGAGGGTCATAACCAGTACGCACCCATGAGCGGCGTGGCGGCATTACGCCATGCGCTGTCCGCCAAAGTCGACGCGCTTTACGGTTGTAAATATGATGCCGACAGCGAAGTGACGGTGATTGCCAGCGCCAGCGAAGGTCTGTATTCCGCCATCAGTGCCCTGGTCCATCCGGGCGATGAAGTGATTTATTTCGAGCCGTCGTTTGACAGCTACGCACCGATCGTCCGTTTACAGGGCGCGAAGCCGGTGGCTATCGGCCTGTCGATGGACGATTTCAGCATCGACTGGGATCAGGTCGCCAGCGCCATCAACAGCCGCACGCGGATGATCATCATCAACAGCCCGCATAATCCGACCGGTGCCATTTTCACCGAATTTGATATCGAACGTCTGACCGCGCTGACCAGAGACACCGACATCGTCATTTTGTCCGATGAAGTGTATGAGCACGTAGTGTTTGACGGCGAACGCCACGAAAGCATGGCCTGCCATCCGCAACTGGCTGAACGCAGCGTGATTGTGTCGTCTTTCGGCAAAACCTATCACGTCACCGGCTGGCGTGTGGGTTATTGCCTGGCCCCGGCAGAACTGATGGATGAAATCCGCAAAGTGCACCAGTTTATGGTGTTCTCTGCCGATACGCCGATGCAGGTCGCTTTCGCCGAAGCGCTGGCTGACCCGCAAAGTTATCTGGGACTGGCCGATTTTTATCAGCAAAAACGCGACCTGCTGGCCGAAGCCCTCAGCGGATCCCGCTTTGAATTACTGCCGAGCCGTGGCAGTTTCTTTATGCTGGCGCGTTTTAGTCATTTCAGTCCGCTGACCGACGACGAATTTGTGCTGAGCCTGATCCGCGATCATCAGATTGCGACCATTCCGCTGTCAGCCTTTTACAGCAATAACAAACCTACCGGGCTTATCCGCCTGAGCTTTGCCAAAAATAATGACACGTTGTACGAAGGCGCACGCCGGTTGTGTCGCGTCTGA
- a CDS encoding ABC transporter substrate-binding protein has product MKKLKIALLLGCAVASFSALADGSTLKFGLEAQYPPFESKSATGELQGFDIDLGNAVCAAAGVKCDWYDTSFDGLIAALQARKFDAINSAMNVTDKRRQAIDFTHVIYRVPTKLIAKKDSGLLPATESLKGKHIGVLQGSIQESYAQAHWAPKGVDIVSYQDQNQVYLDLSSGRLDGTLVLAPAGQSGFLSRPDGKEYGFVGDAVRDDKILGSGIAFGLRKGDTQLKEKLDVAIAKVQKDGVVKALSKKYFGDIDVSVK; this is encoded by the coding sequence ATGAAAAAATTGAAAATCGCATTGTTGTTAGGTTGCGCCGTGGCGTCTTTCTCCGCACTGGCTGACGGTTCCACGCTCAAATTTGGTCTGGAAGCGCAATATCCACCGTTCGAATCCAAAAGCGCGACCGGTGAATTGCAGGGTTTTGATATCGATCTGGGTAACGCCGTCTGCGCCGCCGCCGGTGTGAAATGCGACTGGTACGACACCTCTTTCGACGGCCTGATTGCAGCATTGCAGGCGCGTAAATTTGATGCAATTAACTCGGCGATGAACGTGACAGATAAACGTCGTCAGGCAATTGATTTCACCCACGTCATTTACCGCGTCCCGACCAAACTGATCGCCAAAAAAGATTCCGGCCTGCTGCCCGCCACTGAATCACTGAAAGGCAAGCATATTGGCGTGTTGCAGGGATCGATTCAGGAAAGTTATGCGCAGGCGCACTGGGCACCGAAAGGCGTGGATATCGTTTCTTATCAGGATCAGAACCAGGTCTACCTGGATCTGTCATCCGGTCGCCTTGATGGCACCTTAGTGCTGGCACCCGCCGGTCAGAGCGGTTTCCTGTCGCGTCCTGACGGTAAAGAGTATGGCTTCGTCGGCGACGCCGTGCGTGATGACAAAATCCTCGGCAGCGGCATTGCCTTCGGCCTGCGTAAAGGTGATACCCAGTTGAAAGAGAAGCTGGACGTGGCTATCGCCAAAGTGCAAAAAGATGGCGTTGTGAAAGCGCTTTCGAAGAAATACTTCGGCGACATTGATGTGAGTGTGAAATAA
- a CDS encoding PAAR domain-containing protein, with translation MAMIGYFIRLGDKTSCGGKVVSASSHIIHHGLNLARVGDKVTCGKNEGVFNLFGGIHNYTCDGIPCIGTLESFAGCPCRSRLFASEFSSSYYPEPPKMASQKTTVNEPEQHAQAAKKQMVTETKPESAPASPLKEDKPPRKPVDAGFCIVDLPANVKDFGDYLFYNPIAGARELYDTLNGSGPIKPASILLLVDPDKQDPKQIETLKKAKEKVDTALSDLTMEEASLLYKHKDAIDAFTGIGSSITGMASEVGGKYFEEIEKVLKEIQQTYQNAYITRGALIGEQFYVQRAMHFKKLNMLLNNFMKFKLGMNEYSDIRRALGLSSRSIMRHWSQTGVTDIEGYATYIEKSAKLIKAMKKLGYVGITLDFANTTNTIYDACTVGRESECKRITVVEYSKFAGSQAGGLVGGAIGARLSGAACVWGLGLLTSEIGGAGALLCSAVAVTGGLAGGEVLGSVGEDLGSSAGQVMYEAFYSE, from the coding sequence ATGGCAATGATCGGATATTTTATACGTCTTGGTGATAAAACCTCATGCGGCGGAAAAGTAGTAAGTGCATCAAGTCATATTATACATCACGGACTAAATTTAGCTCGTGTAGGAGATAAAGTGACATGCGGTAAAAACGAAGGTGTATTTAATCTGTTTGGTGGAATACATAACTACACTTGCGATGGTATTCCTTGTATTGGCACACTTGAAAGTTTCGCCGGTTGCCCATGTCGATCCAGATTATTCGCAAGCGAATTTTCATCCAGTTACTATCCTGAACCGCCGAAAATGGCGTCACAGAAAACTACTGTCAATGAACCTGAGCAACACGCACAGGCGGCAAAGAAACAGATGGTTACTGAAACTAAACCAGAATCGGCACCAGCTTCCCCTCTAAAAGAGGATAAACCACCACGCAAACCGGTGGATGCTGGATTCTGCATTGTTGATTTACCTGCGAATGTAAAAGATTTTGGAGACTATTTATTTTACAATCCTATAGCAGGGGCAAGAGAATTATACGATACACTCAACGGCAGCGGGCCAATCAAACCAGCGTCTATTCTTTTATTAGTTGACCCTGATAAACAAGATCCAAAACAAATCGAAACTTTGAAGAAAGCAAAAGAAAAAGTTGATACTGCATTAAGTGATTTGACGATGGAAGAAGCGTCATTACTCTACAAACATAAAGACGCTATAGATGCTTTTACAGGAATCGGGAGTAGTATCACTGGAATGGCATCTGAGGTGGGTGGAAAATATTTTGAGGAAATAGAGAAGGTATTGAAAGAAATACAACAAACCTACCAAAACGCCTATATTACCAGAGGTGCTTTAATTGGTGAGCAATTCTATGTACAAAGAGCAATGCATTTTAAAAAGCTTAATATGTTGCTTAATAATTTCATGAAATTTAAATTGGGTATGAATGAATATTCAGACATTAGACGCGCATTAGGTTTATCAAGTAGAAGCATAATGCGGCATTGGTCACAAACCGGCGTTACAGATATTGAGGGCTATGCAACATATATAGAAAAATCAGCAAAGCTTATAAAAGCCATGAAGAAATTAGGTTATGTCGGTATAACACTAGATTTTGCAAACACAACTAATACTATTTATGATGCTTGCACAGTTGGTAGAGAGTCAGAGTGTAAAAGAATAACAGTGGTTGAGTACAGTAAATTTGCTGGGTCGCAAGCCGGTGGATTAGTTGGAGGAGCAATAGGGGCGCGATTATCAGGGGCGGCTTGTGTGTGGGGGCTGGGTTTGCTTACTAGTGAAATCGGCGGTGCGGGCGCATTGCTATGTTCTGCTGTAGCTGTGACCGGTGGTTTGGCTGGTGGAGAGGTTTTAGGTTCAGTAGGTGAAGATCTCGGCAGTAGTGCCGGGCAAGTAATGTATGAGGCATTCTATAGTGAGTGA
- a CDS encoding NADP-dependent oxidoreductase: MSQSQSENRRIMLASRPHGKPVDDNFRLEKAPLPQAKDGQLLLRTVWLSLDPYMRGRMSDAPSYAAPVQIGEVMTGGAVSRVMESKSPDFKTGDLVVGRTGWQDYSVADAKEVKKLEGAALKQPSLALGVLGMPGFTAFMGLLDIGEPKPGETLVVAAATGPVGSLVGQIGKIKGCRVIGIAGGEEKCRYAVEHFGFDECLDHRAPDLDKRLKAACPDGIDVYFENVGGAVFDAVLPLLNTKARIPLCGLVSQYNATGLKDGQDRLSLLTGTILKKRMRVQGFIIFDDYGHRYPEFAKQMGEWFEQGKVKFREDIVEGLENAPQAFFGLLEGKNFGKLVVRVGQD, from the coding sequence ATGTCTCAATCACAGTCTGAAAACCGCCGCATCATGCTGGCTTCACGTCCTCACGGTAAACCTGTCGATGATAATTTCCGTCTGGAAAAAGCCCCGTTACCGCAAGCCAAAGACGGCCAGTTACTGCTGCGCACCGTCTGGCTGTCGCTCGACCCGTACATGCGCGGGCGCATGAGTGACGCCCCTTCCTACGCCGCGCCGGTGCAAATCGGGGAAGTGATGACCGGCGGTGCGGTTTCCCGCGTTATGGAGTCAAAAAGCCCGGATTTCAAAACCGGTGATTTAGTAGTTGGTCGCACCGGCTGGCAGGATTATTCCGTGGCCGATGCCAAAGAGGTGAAGAAGCTGGAAGGTGCCGCCCTGAAGCAACCTTCCCTCGCACTGGGTGTTTTAGGCATGCCGGGCTTCACCGCTTTTATGGGCTTGCTGGATATCGGTGAACCCAAACCGGGCGAAACGCTGGTCGTTGCTGCAGCGACCGGACCTGTCGGTTCGCTGGTCGGACAGATTGGTAAGATCAAAGGTTGCCGCGTGATCGGGATTGCCGGTGGCGAAGAAAAATGCCGCTATGCCGTTGAGCATTTTGGTTTCGATGAATGTCTGGATCACCGCGCGCCGGATCTGGATAAACGCCTGAAAGCGGCCTGCCCGGACGGTATCGATGTCTATTTTGAAAACGTCGGTGGCGCAGTGTTTGACGCCGTATTGCCGCTGCTCAATACCAAAGCACGTATTCCGCTGTGCGGGCTGGTTTCACAATATAACGCGACCGGTCTGAAGGACGGTCAGGATCGCCTTTCCCTGCTGACCGGCACCATCCTGAAGAAACGCATGCGCGTGCAGGGCTTTATTATCTTTGATGATTACGGCCACCGCTATCCGGAATTTGCAAAACAGATGGGCGAATGGTTTGAACAAGGGAAAGTGAAATTCCGCGAAGATATCGTGGAAGGATTAGAGAACGCACCGCAGGCGTTCTTTGGCCTGCTTGAGGGTAAAAACTTTGGCAAACTGGTCGTTCGTGTCGGTCAGGACTGA
- a CDS encoding type 1 glutamine amidotransferase domain-containing protein, whose translation MKLLIVLTSHDKLGETGKKTGFWLEEFTAPYYEFLDAGAELTLASPKGGQPPLDPKSDEPDAQTETTERFRSDQDAQKVLANTHKLADINADDFDAIFYPGGHGPLWDLAEDPHSIALIQAFWAAGKPVSAVCHAPGVLRNVLVEDGTPLLKDKRVTGFSNSEEDAVGLTDIVPFLVEDELKKHGGDYSKAADWRPYSITDGTLITGQNPASSRAVAQALLKLLGGVGAGK comes from the coding sequence ATGAAATTACTGATTGTATTGACATCACACGATAAGCTCGGTGAAACCGGTAAAAAAACCGGTTTCTGGCTGGAAGAATTTACCGCCCCTTATTACGAATTTCTCGATGCAGGGGCCGAACTGACGCTGGCCTCGCCGAAAGGCGGACAGCCACCGCTCGATCCAAAAAGCGATGAGCCGGATGCGCAGACCGAAACGACCGAACGTTTCCGCAGTGATCAAGATGCGCAGAAGGTGCTGGCGAACACGCACAAACTTGCTGATATTAACGCTGATGACTTCGACGCCATCTTCTATCCGGGCGGTCACGGGCCGTTGTGGGATCTGGCGGAAGACCCGCATTCCATCGCACTGATCCAGGCTTTCTGGGCTGCGGGCAAGCCGGTTTCTGCGGTCTGCCACGCGCCGGGTGTATTGCGCAATGTGCTGGTGGAAGACGGGACGCCGCTGTTGAAAGACAAGCGCGTGACCGGCTTTAGTAACAGCGAGGAAGACGCGGTTGGCCTGACCGACATCGTGCCTTTTTTGGTCGAAGACGAACTGAAGAAACACGGCGGCGACTACAGTAAAGCGGCGGACTGGCGGCCTTATTCCATTACCGATGGCACACTGATCACCGGGCAGAATCCGGCCTCTTCCAGAGCGGTCGCACAGGCATTGCTGAAATTGCTGGGCGGTGTCGGGGCCGGCAAGTAA
- a CDS encoding kinase inhibitor encodes MAFTLTSNDLRDGDKMPETQVFNGMGYNGDNLSPHLAWSGAPEGTKSFVITCYDPDAPTGSGWWHWGVANIPADVTELPQGAGSGKGGLPAGAVQTRTDFGKAGYGGAAPPQGEHHHYHFTVYAIDTETLEVDENASGAYLGFNVHFHTLGKASLTVIYS; translated from the coding sequence ATGGCTTTTACACTGACCAGTAATGATCTGCGCGATGGCGACAAAATGCCGGAAACGCAGGTTTTTAACGGCATGGGCTACAACGGCGATAACCTGTCGCCGCATCTGGCCTGGTCCGGGGCGCCCGAAGGCACCAAAAGTTTTGTCATCACCTGCTATGATCCGGATGCCCCGACCGGTTCCGGCTGGTGGCACTGGGGCGTCGCGAATATTCCGGCTGACGTCACCGAATTGCCACAAGGTGCCGGCTCCGGCAAAGGCGGTTTACCCGCAGGTGCGGTACAAACCCGCACTGACTTTGGCAAGGCCGGTTATGGCGGCGCGGCGCCTCCGCAAGGCGAACACCATCACTATCACTTCACCGTCTACGCCATCGATACAGAAACGCTGGAAGTCGATGAGAATGCCAGCGGCGCGTATCTCGGCTTCAATGTGCATTTCCATACTCTCGGCAAAGCATCACTGACAGTGATATACAGCTGA
- a CDS encoding putative acyl-CoA thioester hydrolase → MKISTLSRACAVLSASLILAACSSSHQGLSSQVAPGTASLPVLSADEAANFTTKNYLAFGGPSLQVQQQGWFPKLASTDGVKTSFVVGPQLGTDGAEYSSVQMAVNAALAVRNHGERIFIKILPGTYNGAVYIPAGAPPVTLFGAGNSSADVTLAQGLEASAAPATYRSTVSPNGQFLPGDRAFYMFQNCATLTTETIGTGCTATVWSQSNGVQIQNLTIGNSLLDTVDAGDHSAVALRTDGDNVILDNVRLIGRQNTFMVNTANIHNQTDNSRYSRAYVHNSLIVGDVDYVFGRANAVFDHVEFHTVSSRGVKQASIFAPDTPATAPYGFLVIDSNLTGDRGFEQAAKAKMGRAWDANGASSQLVIRDSSFDNSYDQMNPWGASVFSGQPFVGNVPKDEKQQRNVNDTNFNRLWQYNNVLTQPAK, encoded by the coding sequence GTGAAAATTTCCACCCTGTCGCGCGCGTGCGCTGTGTTGTCTGCCAGCCTGATCCTGGCGGCATGTAGCAGCAGCCATCAAGGCTTATCCAGCCAGGTTGCTCCGGGCACCGCGTCACTGCCCGTGTTATCAGCGGACGAAGCGGCCAATTTTACCACAAAAAATTATCTGGCCTTTGGCGGCCCTTCTTTGCAGGTTCAGCAGCAGGGCTGGTTCCCTAAACTGGCAAGCACTGACGGTGTGAAAACCAGTTTCGTGGTCGGCCCGCAGTTAGGCACCGACGGCGCAGAATACTCCAGCGTTCAGATGGCGGTAAACGCGGCACTGGCTGTGCGTAACCACGGCGAACGTATCTTTATTAAAATCCTGCCAGGCACTTACAACGGCGCGGTTTACATCCCGGCTGGCGCACCGCCAGTGACTTTATTCGGTGCGGGCAACAGCTCTGCTGATGTAACCCTCGCACAAGGTCTCGAAGCATCCGCCGCTCCGGCAACATACCGTTCAACCGTCAGCCCTAACGGCCAGTTCCTGCCAGGCGATCGCGCGTTCTATATGTTCCAGAACTGCGCTACGCTGACGACTGAAACCATCGGCACCGGCTGTACCGCCACCGTCTGGTCACAAAGCAACGGTGTGCAGATTCAGAACCTGACCATCGGTAATTCCCTGCTCGATACTGTTGATGCTGGCGATCATTCCGCCGTTGCGCTGCGTACCGACGGTGACAATGTGATTCTGGACAACGTGCGCCTGATTGGCCGCCAGAATACCTTTATGGTGAACACCGCCAACATCCACAACCAGACTGACAACAGCCGTTACAGCCGTGCTTACGTGCATAACAGCCTGATCGTCGGTGATGTGGATTACGTGTTTGGCCGGGCAAATGCTGTCTTTGACCATGTTGAGTTCCACACTGTCAGCAGCCGTGGCGTGAAACAGGCATCCATCTTCGCACCGGACACCCCGGCCACTGCGCCGTATGGCTTCCTGGTCATCGACAGCAACCTGACCGGTGACCGTGGCTTTGAGCAGGCTGCGAAAGCGAAAATGGGCCGTGCGTGGGATGCAAATGGTGCCAGCAGCCAGCTGGTGATCCGCGACAGCAGCTTCGACAACAGTTATGACCAGATGAACCCGTGGGGCGCATCCGTCTTCTCCGGCCAGCCGTTTGTCGGCAATGTGCCGAAAGATGAAAAACAACAGCGCAACGTGAATGACACCAACTTCAACCGCCTGTGGCAGTACAACAACGTGCTGACGCAGCCTGCGAAGTAA
- a CDS encoding methyl-accepting chemotaxis protein — protein MNVLSGIAGRVRHATIANKLGAGFALVLLLGSFIAVSGIHHLTSINQRAEKATLLKTVNDLLSDAKFTRLSYMASKDPKFVEENRQALDKLEARQADVEAYSWDPQDQRLVDTMPGNIRRYRESWQHTLNPPAGSDPKQITAQLAEAGLALTSASDTLLDHEMNNLHQEVTRTISEMLVIIVATVVAGVLISWRITRQLTLPLRRTLQTAERIAAGDLSTHAASHSFDEVGQLSRAIEAMNQNLHGIIGDIREGVTQVTRASGEIAAGNIDLSARTEEQAAALGQTAASMEQLTSTVKQNADNAAQASQLASDAASTAARGGKLVADVVGVMKEITVSSKQISEITTVINSIAFQTNILALNAAVEAARAGEQGRGFAVVASEVRSLAQRSGQAAKEIEGLIGKSVINVNNGSQLVAKAGDTMEEIVGSVRHVTQIIHEIASASDEQSRGISQIALAVAEMDTVTQQNSALVQQSASAAASLDEQAVNLERTVSVFRLGNEAR, from the coding sequence ATGAATGTACTTTCAGGGATCGCTGGCCGGGTTCGCCATGCCACAATCGCTAACAAGCTCGGTGCAGGTTTTGCACTGGTATTGCTTCTGGGATCTTTTATCGCTGTGTCCGGCATCCACCATCTGACCAGCATCAACCAACGCGCTGAAAAAGCGACCTTGCTCAAGACCGTTAACGACCTGCTGAGCGATGCCAAATTTACCCGGCTTTCCTATATGGCCAGCAAAGATCCCAAATTTGTTGAAGAAAACCGCCAGGCTCTGGATAAACTGGAAGCCCGTCAGGCCGATGTTGAGGCCTATTCCTGGGATCCGCAGGACCAGCGTCTGGTGGATACTATGCCGGGTAATATCCGCCGCTACCGTGAAAGCTGGCAGCACACGCTGAATCCTCCGGCAGGCAGCGACCCAAAACAAATCACCGCACAACTGGCTGAAGCCGGGCTGGCGCTGACCTCCGCGTCTGACACGCTGCTTGATCATGAGATGAACAATCTTCATCAGGAAGTGACGCGCACCATTTCTGAAATGCTGGTGATCATTGTGGCGACCGTGGTGGCCGGTGTGCTGATTTCGTGGCGCATAACCCGTCAGCTGACGCTTCCGCTGCGCCGCACACTGCAAACCGCAGAACGTATTGCTGCCGGTGACCTTTCCACGCATGCCGCCAGCCACAGCTTTGACGAAGTGGGGCAACTGAGCCGCGCAATAGAAGCCATGAACCAGAATCTGCACGGTATCATCGGTGACATCCGCGAAGGCGTCACGCAGGTCACCCGTGCCTCGGGTGAAATTGCCGCAGGCAACATCGACCTGTCAGCCCGCACCGAAGAGCAGGCGGCAGCGCTGGGGCAAACAGCGGCCAGCATGGAACAACTGACCTCAACGGTGAAACAGAACGCCGACAATGCCGCGCAGGCCAGTCAGCTGGCCTCCGATGCTGCCAGCACGGCGGCGCGGGGCGGTAAACTGGTGGCGGATGTTGTGGGCGTGATGAAAGAGATCACGGTCAGTTCGAAGCAGATTTCTGAAATTACCACTGTCATCAATAGCATCGCTTTCCAGACTAATATCCTGGCACTCAATGCAGCGGTTGAAGCGGCGCGGGCAGGGGAGCAGGGGCGTGGTTTTGCGGTGGTCGCCAGTGAAGTGCGCAGTCTGGCGCAGCGCAGCGGACAGGCGGCGAAAGAGATTGAAGGGCTGATCGGCAAATCGGTGATTAACGTCAATAACGGTTCACAGCTGGTGGCGAAAGCCGGTGACACCATGGAAGAAATCGTCGGCTCGGTCCGTCATGTGACGCAAATCATTCATGAGATTGCCTCGGCGTCGGATGAACAAAGTCGCGGCATCAGCCAGATTGCGCTGGCGGTGGCAGAGATGGATACCGTGACCCAGCAAAACTCGGCGCTGGTTCAGCAGTCTGCCAGCGCGGCGGCGTCGCTCGATGAGCAGGCGGTGAATCTGGAACGTACCGTGTCGGTGTTCCGCCTCGGTAACGAAGCGCGATAA
- the pgl gene encoding 6-phosphogluconolactonase → MKQVVYVASPESQQIHAFRLADNGELSLLQTVEVPGQVQPMVIHPDGHRLYVGVRPEFGVLTYRIDQEGKLEEAAMAPLPGSPTHLGIDLQGRFVFSASYSFNNVSIHPLDEKGLALAPVQVLENIQAPHSANIDPTNQVLMIPALKEDRIRQFDFSVNGEATPHDAPELKTAAGAGPRHMAFHPNHHFAYCVNELNSSVDVYQKDVTSGEYRQVQTLGIMPADFTGTCWAADLHITPDGKFLYASDRTASLISVLTVSEDGSVLELVGHHATQTQPRGFNIDNSGQYVITAGQKSDAIEVAKIDPQNGQLTTLKTYAVGKGPMWVSILEIN, encoded by the coding sequence ATGAAGCAAGTCGTCTATGTTGCCAGCCCTGAGAGCCAGCAAATCCACGCTTTTCGTCTGGCAGACAATGGTGAACTGAGTCTGCTGCAAACGGTGGAAGTGCCGGGGCAGGTTCAGCCGATGGTGATTCATCCTGATGGCCATCGTCTGTATGTCGGCGTGCGTCCTGAGTTTGGCGTGCTGACTTACCGTATTGACCAGGAAGGTAAACTGGAAGAAGCCGCGATGGCACCCTTGCCGGGCAGTCCGACGCATCTGGGTATCGACCTTCAGGGTCGTTTTGTCTTCTCCGCGTCCTACAGTTTTAACAATGTCAGCATTCATCCGCTGGATGAGAAAGGCCTCGCGCTGGCACCTGTACAGGTGCTGGAAAACATCCAGGCGCCGCACTCAGCCAATATCGACCCGACCAATCAGGTGCTGATGATCCCGGCACTGAAAGAAGACCGCATCCGCCAGTTCGACTTCAGTGTGAACGGCGAAGCGACGCCGCATGACGCGCCGGAGCTGAAAACCGCAGCGGGTGCGGGCCCGCGTCATATGGCATTCCACCCGAATCATCATTTTGCCTACTGTGTAAATGAGCTGAACAGCAGTGTGGACGTGTATCAGAAAGACGTCACCAGCGGCGAATACCGTCAGGTGCAGACGCTGGGGATTATGCCCGCTGATTTCACCGGCACCTGCTGGGCGGCGGATTTACACATCACGCCGGACGGCAAATTCCTGTATGCCTCTGATCGGACTGCCAGCCTGATTTCTGTGCTGACCGTCTCAGAAGATGGCAGCGTGCTTGAGCTGGTCGGCCATCACGCCACCCAGACCCAGCCTCGCGGTTTCAATATCGACAACTCCGGCCAGTATGTGATCACTGCGGGACAGAAATCGGATGCGATTGAAGTAGCGAAAATTGATCCACAAAACGGTCAGCTGACCACGCTGAAAACTTATGCTGTGGGCAAGGGTCCGATGTGGGTAAGCATTCTGGAAATTAATTAA
- a CDS encoding pyridoxal phosphatase yields MTYRIIALDLDGTLLDRQKRILPESLAALADARAQGVKVVVVTGRHHVAIHPFYQALQLDTPAICCNGTYLYDYQARKVLTSDPLDAVKAKKVVDLLEYHGIHGLLYVDDAMLYQQPSGHVSRSIAWGQTLPEHQRPNIIQVNSLREAADDAQSIWKFATSHQDLDTLHTFAAQVENELGLACEWSWHDQVDVAKGGNSKGHRLQEWVESQGMSMQDVVAFGDNYNDLSMLENVGLGVAMGNAADAIKERAALVIGDHETPGIAEVIRSKVLN; encoded by the coding sequence ATGACTTATCGCATTATTGCGCTCGATCTCGACGGGACGCTGCTGGACCGCCAAAAACGTATCCTCCCGGAATCCCTTGCCGCCCTGGCCGATGCCCGTGCACAAGGGGTCAAAGTGGTCGTCGTGACCGGACGCCATCATGTGGCTATCCATCCGTTTTATCAGGCATTGCAGCTCGATACACCTGCTATCTGCTGTAATGGCACGTATTTGTATGATTATCAGGCACGTAAGGTTTTAACCTCCGATCCGCTGGATGCCGTTAAAGCGAAAAAAGTGGTCGACTTGCTGGAGTATCACGGCATCCACGGTCTGTTGTATGTCGATGACGCCATGTTGTATCAGCAACCGAGCGGCCACGTCAGCCGCTCTATTGCCTGGGGGCAAACGCTGCCGGAACATCAGCGCCCGAACATTATTCAGGTTAACAGCCTGCGCGAAGCCGCTGACGACGCGCAGTCAATCTGGAAATTCGCCACATCGCATCAGGATCTCGATACGCTGCATACGTTTGCCGCGCAGGTTGAAAACGAGCTGGGCCTGGCCTGTGAATGGTCATGGCATGATCAGGTGGACGTGGCGAAAGGAGGCAACAGCAAAGGCCACCGCTTGCAGGAATGGGTCGAATCTCAGGGCATGAGCATGCAGGATGTGGTGGCGTTCGGTGATAACTACAACGACCTGAGCATGCTGGAAAATGTCGGTCTGGGCGTGGCGATGGGCAATGCAGCAGATGCTATCAAAGAACGTGCCGCACTGGTGATTGGCGACCACGAAACACCGGGTATCGCTGAGGTTATCCGCAGTAAAGTGCTGAACTAA
- a CDS encoding helix-turn-helix domain-containing protein — MENDWHPADIIAALRKKKSSLAAVSRQAGLGSSTLANALARPWPKGELIIAQALGIHPSVIWPSRYFDENKQLITRNVRPVRNKSLKTD, encoded by the coding sequence ATGGAAAATGACTGGCATCCGGCGGATATCATTGCCGCATTACGTAAGAAAAAATCCTCACTGGCGGCGGTCTCACGTCAGGCCGGTTTAGGCTCATCCACACTGGCCAATGCGCTGGCGCGTCCGTGGCCGAAAGGGGAACTGATCATTGCTCAGGCCCTGGGTATCCATCCGTCGGTGATTTGGCCCAGCCGGTACTTCGACGAAAATAAGCAATTAATCACCCGCAACGTCCGGCCGGTCCGAAATAAATCGTTGAAAACTGACTGA